One region of Drosophila teissieri strain GT53w chromosome 2L, Prin_Dtei_1.1, whole genome shotgun sequence genomic DNA includes:
- the LOC122611576 gene encoding glutaredoxin 3 translates to MPVVNVSAAEEYQKYIDADKTTVALFAADWAEQCGQVKDALEELAKITGEKLQFISLNAEQFPEISMKHQIEAVPTVIFFAKGSAVDRVDGVDIAAISAKSKKLAESASSAAATGQTLEERLKALINTAPLMIFMKGDRNGPRCGFSKQLIGIVNETNLPYETFDILSDEEVRQGLKTYSDWPTYPQVYVKGELIGGLDIIKELLANNELESTLKG, encoded by the exons ATGCCCGTGGTGAACGTCTCGGCTGCCGAAGAGTACCAGAAGTACATTGATGCGGACAAGACGACCGTGGCGCTATTCGCCGCCGACTGGGCAGAGCAATGTGGTCAGGTAAAAGACgcgctggaggagctggccaagattaCTGGCGAAAAACTGCAGTTCATCAGCCTAAACGCTGAACAATTCCCGGAGATTTCCATGAAACATCAG ATCGAAGCCGTGCCCACAGTAATTTTCTTCGCCAAGGGCTCCGCCGTAGACCGCGTCGATGGTGTGGACATTGCCGCCATTAGCGCCAAGTCCAAAAAGTTGGCCGAAAGCGCTAGCAGCGCGGCGGCAACAGGACAAACGCTGGAGGAACGCCTAAAGGCCCTTATCAATACGGCTCCGCTGATGATCTTCATGAAGGGCGACCGAAATGGACCGCGATGCGGATTCTCCAAGCAGCTCATCGGCATTGTAAATGAAACAAA CTTGCCGTACGAGACATTTGACATCCTCAGCGACGAAGAAGTGCGTCAGGGCCTGAAGACCTACTCAGACTGGCCCACATATCCCCAGGTGTACGTCAAGGGTGAACTTATCGGCGGACTGGACATTATCAAGGAACTGCTGGCGAACAATGAGCTCGAGTCCACGCTCAAGGGCTAA
- the LOC122625884 gene encoding uncharacterized protein LOC122625884, protein MLNSRSPPQYKQQSPGGSVGSVGSTSSTSQLLGHYQSAYGQQAHSHACYQHHLQQQHLQQQQLQPHQQKQQHHHHQHHHHGARTSLTPTMKRGKKQWGTRERSGMSFLIVITFFAVFGLIILTEVFMIDERTHSGMLAMRAGGGGGASLGGRMGDSMPDYDNVKDDYDLLDASILSDNKLGFVQLRDNKLKIQEAAGADGQRLAGMLLNGGGGGAGPFGVNVPLIPWGQVLPDKVEETLPHFPFGTRPTDGAWQVVNGTRFKFFVYSAYFDRREGARLVRVVGATKTRGPERVWCRFWYGPSSGNGTDAGSSSARAKYSSATVMARVKIIRENWNLKYSACFILCPVRTPPLAVPHFVSVVSRLRAPPGNLLTLRNTDQDADFAVSPARNSSVRKGSPVGRPPPSGDNIPDRIAICVKPLHFNYDQALYLMEYLEFYALLGVSHFTFYNHTLGPHASCVLESYRKGLVPGNLTAHDLEPLTPAEAANNATPRVLRTHYQRPTVSILPWNLRMRSQKEIRTEGLFAALNDCLYRTMYRYKYLALVDLDEFIVPRYSDTLNDLIGSLNQRFRNRNTGAYSFQNAFYYLQFADDSLASSGIEGGNDQLAKVRANLVTQRKTRRRYKLHPQKQRSKYICKPEAVVEAGNHFVWEFAPGKGSLNVPPKEAILQHYRVCEFGGNDCIKAPSIVDRTTTKYVNRLVQRVDAVYRHLRQRCDLPALPPLLKTKENSQEKPIEMTKERPKENNNEKTKEKPQEKHKDNPKLMEQKRKLGATTNESLIKGVATATATTTTKATTKGAATKQQQSIPVTTPTRTTTRTSTTPKLSIPSANVRKKRKLIVFEINDLGVPVARVEYQ, encoded by the exons ATGCTGAATAGCCGGAGCCCCCCACAGTACAAGCAGCAATCCCCGGGGGGCTCCGTTGGCTCCGTCGGTTCCACCAGCTCCACGTCCCAGCTGCTGGGCCACTACCAATCCGCCTACGGACAGCAGGCTCACTCGCACGCCTGCTATCAGCAccacttgcagcagcaacatctgcagcagcagcagctgcagccgcatcaacagaagcagcagcatcatcaccaccagcaTCACCACCACGGAGCACGGACATCCCTCACCCCCACCATGAAGCGGGGCAAGAAGCAGTGGGGCACCAGGGAACGATCCGGCATGAGCTTCCTCATCGTCATCACCTTCTTCGCCGTCTTTGGCTTAATCATTCTAACGGAG GTCTTCATGATCGACGAGCGCACCCACAGCGGCATGTTGGCGATGAGGGCGGGCGGCGGGGGCGGTGCCAGCCTGGGCGGACGGATGGGCGACTCGATGCCGGATTATGATAATGTTAAG GATGATTACGATCTACTGGATGCCAGCATTTTGAGTGATAATAAATTAGGATTCGTACAGCTGCGCgacaataaattgaaaattcaag AAGCCGCAGGCGCCGATGGTCAGCGCCTGGCCGGAATGCTTCTCAATGGTGGCGGAGGTGGAGCAGGTCCGTTCGGCGTGAATGTACCGCTCATACCCTGGGGCCAGGTGCTGCCGGACAAGGTGGAGGAGACGCTGCCCCACTTCCCGTTTGGCACACGGCCCACCGACGGCGCCTGGCAGGTTGTCAACGGCACCCGCTTCAAATTCTTTGTCTACTCCGCCTACTTCGACCGGCGCGAGGGAGCTCGCCTGGTGCGAGTGGTGGGCGCCACCAAGACGCGGGGCCCGGAGCGGGTGTGGTGCCGATTCTGGTACGGACCGAGTTCTGGCAATGGCACCGATGCGGGCTCCTCCTCGGCACGTGCCAAGTATTCCTCGGCCACTGTGATGGCTCGCGTCAAG ATTATCCGTGAGAACTGGAATCTGAAATACAGCGCCTGTTTTATCCTGTGTCCAGTACGAACTCCTCCCCTGGCAGTTCCACATTTCGTGAGTGTGGTTTCCCGCCTGCGTGCTCCGCCGGGCAATTTGCTGACCCTGCGGAACACCGACCAGGATGCGGACTTTGCGGTGAGCCCGGCGCGAAATTCGAGTGTCAGAAAAGGATCGCCTGTAGGTCGTCCTCCGCCGAGTGGCGATAACATACCCGACCGCATTGCCATCTGCGTGAAGCCCTTGCACTTCAACTACGACCAGGCGCTGTATCTGATGGAGTACTTGGAGTTCTATGCCCTACTGGGCGTGTCCCACTTCACCTTCTACAACCACACCTTGGGACCCCACGCCTCCTGCGTCCTGGAAAGCTATCGAAAGGGTCTGGTGCCCGGAAATCTTACCGCCCACGATCTGGAGCCACTGACGCCAGCGGAGGCAGCCAACAATGCCACGCCCCGTGTTCTCAGGACGCATTATCAGCGACCCACGGTCAGCATCCTGCCGTGGAatctgcgcatgcgcagccaGAAGGAGATCCGAACCGAAGGTCTCTTTGCGGCCCTCAACGACTGCCTCTACCGCACCATGTATCGCTACAAGTATCTGGCTTTGGTGGATCTGGACGAGTTCATTGTGCCGCGCTACTCGGATACGTTAAATGACCTCATTGG ATCCCTGAATCAGCGCTTCCGCAATCGCAACACGGGAGCCTATTCCTTTCAGAACGCTTTCTACTATCTTCAGTTCGCGGATGACAGCCTGGCAAGTTCTGGAATAGAGGGTGGCAATGACCAACTGGCCAAAGTACGGGCCAATCTAGTCACTCAACGTAAGACACGAAG GCGATATAAACTGCACCCTCAGAAGCAACGATCCAAGTACATCTGTAAGCCGGAGGCAGTTGTTGAGGCAGGCAACCACTTCGTTTGGGAATTTGCACCTGGCAAGGGATCCCTCAACGTGCCGCCAAAGGAGGCCATTCTGCAGCACTATCGG GTCTGCGAGTTCGGAGGCAACGACTGCATCAAGGCGCCTTCGATTGTAGATCGAACGACCACAAAGTATGTGAATCGCTTGGTGCAGCGGGTGGATGCAGTGTATCGTCATCTGCGCCAGCGCTGCGACCTACCAGCTCTGCCACCGTTGCTCAAGACCAAGGAGAATTCCCAGGAGAAACCCATAGAAATGACCAAGGAGAGACCCAAGGAAAATAATAACGAAAAGACTAAAGAAAAGCCCCAGGAAAAGCACAAGGATAATCCGAAATTGATGGAGCAAAAGAGAAAATTGGGTGCAACAACGAATGAGAGTTTAATCAAAGGAGtggccacagccacagccacaacAACGACGAAGGCAACAACGAAAGGAGCGGCAAcgaagcagcagcaatccATCCCAGTCACCACACCCACAAGGACCACGACCAGGACTTCGACGACACCCAAGCTGTCGATACCATCGGCCAATGTGCGCAAGAAACGGAAGCTCATTGTCTTCGAGATCAATGATTTGGGGGTGCCCGTGGCCAGGGTGGAGTACCAATGA
- the LOC122625779 gene encoding immunoglobulin-binding protein 1 produces the protein MAEGNTAGGEDQKLSDIFLKGWNIFDELEVTDLPFNGSEFQNKVKTAMGLFEQATVIVNQVSMFSANELIDEVSTESLPFMLLPYFLGKLTTKINSPTSTHSLELGEIYFKDHLQRCQEYDLCAAPKSQVAKTDSQAEKSEQRELMEAAFNRNDKIAQYRRMKEIDEYMARMRDAVKNKTADDEDKRVFFLKYLDKSIIDSKQELESLGVMKQLAQMRLARLAGGEADNEMDSFRPPNQNQSSASSTSRGHGHSHGPGHHHHHQQAPKPKPLQPFIITRNATQKAVFGLGYPSLPIMTVDEFYQQRVDEGIFPDEEKVAKMNQAQAIAAARDPNEQEDEEKAVEELQAEQDDPEYIDRMRRMDEYKDVVRRGDGNRHNRS, from the exons ATGGCTGAGGGTAATACCGCTGGCGGAGAGGACCAAAAGCTGTCGGACATATTTCTAAAGGGCTGGAACATATTCGACGAGCTAGAAGTTACCGATCTACCATTCAATGGCAGTGAATTTCAG AACAAAGTAAAGACGGCAATGGGCCTGTTCGAGCAGGCCACGGTCATTGTGAACCAGGTTAGCATGTTCAGTGCGAATGAGTTGATCGACGAGGTGTCCACAGAATCGCTACCCTTCATGCTGCTCCCCTACTTCCTGGGCAAACTGACCACAAAGATCAACAGCCCCACTAGCACACACTCCTTGGAGCTGGGCGAGATTTACTTCAAGGACCACTTGCAACGCTGCCAGGAGTATGATCTCTGTGCAGCTCCCAAATCTCAGGTGGCTAAGACGGATAGCCAGGCGGAAAAAAGCGAGCAGCGCGAGCTGATGGAGGCAGCCTTCAATAGAAACGACAAAATAGCCCAGTATCGCCGGATGAAAGAGATTGACGAGTATATGGCCAGAATGCGCGATGCAGTCAAGAACAAAACGGCCGACGATGAGGATAAGCGCGTGTTTTTCCTCAAGTACTTGGACAAGAGCATAATAGACTCCAAGCAGGAATTGGAATCGTTGGGCGTAATGAAGCAGCTGGCTCAGATGCGCCTTGCCCGATTGGCTGGTGGAGAAGCTGACAACGAAATGGATTCGTTCCGTCCACCCAATCAGAATCAATCTTCTGCATCGTCCACCTCCCGCGGTCATGGTCACAGTCACGGACCAGgacatcatcaccatcatcaacAGGCCCCTAAGCCAAAGCCCCTACAGCCCTTCATTATAACACGTAATGCCACGCAGAAGGCGGTGTTTGGCTTGGGATACCCCAGTTTGCCCATTATGACTGTGGATGAGTTTTACCAGCAGCGCGTGGACGAGGGAATCTTTCCCGATGAGGAGAAGGTAGCCAAGATGAATCAAGCACAGGCCATCGCGGCCGCCCGCGATCCCAACGagcaggaggacgaggagaagGCCGTTGAGGAGTTGCAAGCGGAACAGGATGATCCCGAGTATATAGACCGCATGAGACGCATGGATGAGTACAAGGATGTGGTGCGTCGCGGGGACGGCAATCGTCATAACCGTAGTTAA
- the LOC122611569 gene encoding ribosomal RNA processing protein 1 homolog → MVTRKKPVKRNAEAAEIQVEEEEEATQPKVAKELMVVAQEVKIIRALACNDVVERNRQIRILRKWFKARAGSSFPFNEDDFMRIWKGLYYTMWMSDKPLVQEELAEQLAQMVDSFGGNTACSLAYFSAFMRTMCQEYFGIDQWRMDKFLMLTRRMVRYLLRLLKQNNWESDLIDAFNSSMQLSVLSEQPKSRGMTMHYLDVFFEELAKAADGEITAAQVNLFLRPFVTYIATQRDAKLVAQCRTRVLYHLLYQSDLGREYSEKYNAWKLMGFPTASIDDIEKLDSGFDEEDDEGNAEEEQPRATSLDPRAGNVDVHMPELPLNADCVLDELQTQLRTNDFNSKRRKGLRKIIQIFETYKGGEFPLGVRTMPKVEGQTLSEMVEQKVTALDKMEDEVFGTGRKLKKLNKSKRKRLLQSINFEEVDEHNYDEVISKALPPELQKKVNHNAKVRSSINDAWVVEEVKETDTSAAKPKSKKAKKEESLEPKKDDQTKVKKKSQLKPKKEHSKPNKEEQTTSKAQKEEPAKTKKVDHPKPKEEQSKLKTVEQPTPTTKEEGPSKAKPTPKTKAAGNDDDATTPQSANGWDAPLEAGEQDIFVPSRKLQLKQANSKLQKSTPKQPARIQFATPQTGSAKRVRIVTKSNCVYPKSDYYRQLKLSPQVPYDAERLPGKSALKPHVLPGPIHPNFKAKRLFNDTL, encoded by the coding sequence ATGGTGACGCGCAAGAAGCCAGTTAAGCGCAACGCCGAGGCGGCCGAAATCCAGgtcgaagaggaggaggaggcaacGCAGCCGAAGGTGGCCAAGGAGTTGATGGTGGTTGCCCAGGAGGTGAAAATCATTCGTGCCCTTGCCTGCAACGATGTGGTGGAGCGGAATCGCCAGATCCGCATTCTGCGCAAGTGGTTCAAGGCGCGGGCCGGTAGCTCCTTCCCCTTCAACGAGGACGACTTCATGCGCATCTGGAAGGGATTGTACTACACTATGTGGATGTCAGACAAGCCGCTGGTACAGGAGGAGCTGGCCGAGCAGTTGGCCCAAATGGTGGACAGCTTCGGCGGCAATACGGCCTGCAGTCTGGCCTACTTTAGTGCGTTTATGCGCACAATGTGCCAGGAGTACTTTGGCATAGACCAGTGGCGAATGGACAAGTTTTTGATGCTCACCCGCCGCATGGTGCGATATCTACTGAGACTGCTCAAACAGAACAACTGGGAGTCGGACCTGATCGACGCCTTCAATAGCAGCATGCAACTTTCCGTGCTGTCAGAGCAACCCAAAAGTCGTGGCATGACCATGCACTACCTAGATGTTTTCTTTGAGGAGCTGGCCAAGGCGGCCGATGGTGAGATCACCGCTGCTCAGGTCAATCTGTTTTTGCGTCCGTTTGTCACCTACATTGCTACACAACGCGATGCCAAGCTGGTGGCACAGTGCCGCACAAGGGTGCTCTATCATCTGCTGTACCAGAGCGACTTGGGACGAGAGTACAGCGAAAAGTACAATGCCTGGAAGCTGATGGGCTTCCCCACCGCCTCTATTGATGACATCGAGAAACTAGATTCTGGATTTGACGAGGAGGATGACGAGGGCAACGCTGAGGAGGAGCAGCCGCGGGCCACATCCTTGGATCCGCGAGCGGGTAACGTGGATGTTCACATGCCGGAGCTGCCGCTTAACGCTGATTGCGTTCTGGATGAACTGCAGACGCAGCTACGCACCAACGATTTTAACAGCAAGAGACGCAAGGGACTGCGCAAAATTATCCAGATCTTTGAGACTTACAAGGGAGGGGAGTTCCCACTGGGCGTGAGGACAATGCCAAAAGTAGAGGGACAAACTCTGTCGGAAATGGTGGAGCAAAAAGTGACTGCCTTAGATAAGATGGAGGACGAGGTCTTTGGAACTGGAAGAAAACTAAAGAAGCTCAACAAGTCCAAGCGCAAACGCCTACTGCAGTCCATAAACTTTGAGGAGGTGGACGAGCACAACTACGATGAGGTTATTAGCAAGGCTCTGCCTCCTGAGTTGCAGAAGAAGGTGAATCACAATGCAAAGGTGCGTTCCAGCATAAACGACGCCTGGGTGGTAGAAGAGGTCAAAGAGACCGATACATCGGCGGCCAAGCCCAAGTCGAAGAAAGCTAAAAAGGAAGAATCGCTCGAGCCGAAAAAAGATGACCAGACGAAGGTGAAGAAGAAAAGCCAGCTTAAGCCCAAGAAGGAACACTCTAAGCCCAATAAAGAGGAGCAAACGACTTCCAAGGCACAGAAGGAAGAGCCTGCGAAGACCAAGAAAGTTGACCACCCTAAGCCCAAGGAGGAGCAGTCCAAGCTGAAGACAGTGGAGCAGCCCACGCCCACAACCAAGGAAGAGGGGCCGTCCAAGGCCAAGCCGACACCCAAAACGAAAGCTGCCggtaatgatgatgatgccacTACCCCGCAGTCAGCCAACGGCTGGGATGCCCCTTTAGAGGCCGGTGAGCAGGACATCTTTGTTCCCTCTCGAAAACTGCAACTGAAGCAGGCCAACAGTAAGCTGCAGAAGTCCACACCCAAGCAGCCTGCGCGTATACAGTTTGCCACTCCGCAAACGGGCAGTGCCAAGCGTGTGCGGATCGTGACCAAGAGCAACTGCGTCTACCCCAAGAGCGATTACTACCGACAGCTGAAGCTGTCTCCGCAGGTGCCCTACGACGCCGAACGTTTACCCGGCAAGAGTGCCCTTAAGCCACACGTGTTACCGGGACCGATTCATCCGAACTTCAAGGCCAAGCGCCTGTTTAACGACACTCTGTGA
- the LOC122626007 gene encoding phenoloxidase-activating factor 2: MCFYRIMVICLLGSLVPSVPAFKGCGPEKHCVPYEQCNEGLLVDGKFYQDRSRTTLDENCHYMEKCCNIHDTLPAPEVPEEVMSCPCGGRHDLWYYLRPLGYKQQEAKFGEFPWLVAVYGEDAYLCSGALITPVAVITTAHCVQNADATKVRVLAGEWDAAVELEPQPHQERSVVELLVHPNYTQMPLAHNIAILLVDKEKPFQLAPNVQPICLPPPRMMYNYSQCYVSGWQRGDFGGSAILPKRWTLYVLPPNQCRTKLRLSLLGRRHAHNDSLLCAGGDKGDFVCGDVDMTAVPLMCPLSGHNDRFLLAGLLARTARCDGPQLLGIYTNVKLYRQWIDLKLRERNLDIRHYMV; this comes from the exons ATGTGCTTCTACCGGATTATGGTGATATGTCTTCTGGGCTCCCTAGTGCCCTCGGTACCGGCATTCAAGGGCTGCGGACCGGAAAAGCACTGCGTTCCATACGAGCAGTGCAACGAGGGCTTACTGGTGGACGGAAAATTCTATCAGGATCGCAGTAGAACGACTTTGGACGAGAACTGCCACTATATGGAGAAGTGCTGCAATATTCACGACACA CTCCCGGCACCGGAAGTTCCTGAGGAGGTGATGAGCTGCCCGTGTGGAGGGCGGCATGATCTCTGGTACTACCTTCGACCGCTGGGATATAAGCAGCAGGAGGCCAAGTTCGGGGAGTTTCCCTGGTTGGTGGCGGTCTACGGGGAGGATGCCTATCTCTGCAGTGGAGCACTTATCACCCCGGTGGCGGTGATCACCACGGCGCACTGTGTCCAGAATGCGGACGCGACGAAGGTTCGTGTGTTGGCCGGGGAATGGGATGCCGCCGTGGAGCTGGAGCCCCAGCCGCACCAGGAAAGATCGGTGGTTGAGTTATTAGTGCATCCCAACTACACGCAAATGCCACTCGCCCACAACATAGCGATCCTTCTGGTGGACAAGGAGAAACCTTTCCAACTGGCTCCTAATGTACAGCCCATCTGCCTGCCGCCTCCGCGAATGATGTACAATTATAGCCAGTGCTATGTGTCCGGTTGGCAGAGAGGCGATTTTGGGGGATCCGCAATCCTGCCCAAGCGATGGACCCTCTACGTCCTGCCACCCAACCAATGCAGGACCAAGTTGCGACTTTCCCTTTTGGGGCgacgccacgcccacaatgaCAGCCTGCTGTGTGCCGGTGGCGACAAGGGCGACTTCGTCTGCGGTGATGTGGACATGACCGCAGTGCCGCTGATGTGTCCTCTCTCCGGCCACAACGATCGCTTCCTCCTGGCCGGTCTCTTGGCCCGGACAGCTCGCTGCGATGGCCCGCAACTTCTGGGAATTTACACGAACGTCAAGTTGTACCGGCAGTGGATCGATCTGAAGCTACGGGAACGCAATCTTGACATTCGCCACTACATGGTGTAA
- the LOC122622039 gene encoding NADH dehydrogenase [ubiquinone] 1 beta subcomplex subunit 9, with product MAQVPSAIVSHKRQVCSLYKRALRNLEAWYDRRNVYRYRAVQLRARFDENRSKDLGEGIRLLACGQRELFETKHFQPRNFANSAGGCAFEREVIPPDWVLDYWHPLEKAQYPEYFAKREQRKKEFVTWWEKQYGKPDPKDLGHH from the exons ATGGCCCAAGTTCCCTCGGCAATCGTCTCGCACAAGCGCCAGGTGTGCAGCCTGTACAAGCGGGCACTGCGCAACCTGGAGGCGTGGTACGACCGACG CAATGTCTACCGCTACCGCGCTGTGCAGCTGCGTGCCCGCTTCGACGAGAACAGATCCAAGGATCTGGGCGAGGGCATCCGACTCCTGGCCTGTGGACAAAGGGAGCTCTTCGAGACGAAGCATTTCCAGCCCCGAAACT TTGCCAACAGTGCCGGTGGCTGTGCCTTCGAACGAGAGGTGATTCCCCCCGACTGGGTGCTGGACTACTGGCATCCCCTGGAGAAGGCCCAGTACCCCGAGTACTTCGCCAAGCGGGAGCAGCGCAAGAAGGAGTTTGTGACCTGGTGGGAGAAGCAGTACGGCAAGCCCGACCCCAAGGACCTGGGACACCACTAA
- the LOC122622512 gene encoding uncharacterized protein LOC122622512, whose product MHSTKSAVFLLALAISASCVVATPNLGFLDDVFETLNRTGQEIISGFVDATKNGTAIAGEFLDSIRNSSIQYTHETVEFAHKIANAVHIAATEGIIDFSEALRAAIDRVHQEIDRVRNILQRKTLKDALATLQTINASVADLEIAVNNLNDRIEEKKEQYSLIIQEQWSQWGDAQLKRVDEQTNGVGNEEAEEILDELVSRYSGYLHSCIEELQVQQATYEQNVHEAVVKYYNATNNLTAQIELCAQSNLNFLSCRRGIEKAIRGLASAPADLITLKLQGIRLLAIGLNASGCVGQTLAQHELEKPNVERELDEIIKRYQEQQDSTEDDSSSDDETTTVSE is encoded by the coding sequence ATGCATTCGACCAAGTCAGCGGTGTTCCTTCTCGCCTTGGCCATCAGCGCCAGCTGCGTGGTGGCCACACCGAATCTGGGATTCTTGGATGACGTTTTCGAAACCTTAAACAGAACTGGACAAGAAATCATCAGTGGGTTTGTGGATGCCACCAAGAATGGCACGGCCATAGCTGGCGAGTTCCTGGACAGCATAAGGAACTCCTCCATCCAGTACACCCACGAAACGGTGGAGTTTGCCCATAAAATCGCAAATGCTGTTCATATAGCCGCCACCGAGGGAATCATCGACTTCTCCGAGGCTCTGCGGGCTGCCATCGACAGAGTGCACCAGGAGATTGATCGGGTGAGAAACATCCTGCAGCGAAAGACACTTAAGGACGCCCTCGCAACACTGCAAACCATAAATGCCTCCGTAGCTGATCTGGAAATTGCCGTGAATAACCTCAATGATAGGATCGAGGAGAAGAAAGAACAGTATTCCCTCATAATCCAGGAGCAGTGGAGCCAGTGGGGTGACGCCCAATTGAAGCGAGTGGATGAGCAGACCAATGGAGTTGGCAACGAGGAGGCCGAGGAGATCCTTGATGAGCTGGTCTCCCGCTATTCCGGATATCTGCACAGCTGCATTGAGGAGTTGCAAGTGCAGCAGGCCACGTATGAGCAAAATGTCCATGAGGCCGTCGTGAAATACTACAATGCCACCAACAACCTGACCGCCCAGATCGAGCTCTGCGCCCAGTCCAACCTCAACTTCCTGTCCTGCCGCAGGGGCATCGAAAAGGCGATACGCGGACTCGCTTCAGCTCCCGCGGACCTGATCACCCTGAAGCTCCAAGGCATCCGACTGCTGGCCATCGGCCTGAACGCCAGTGGATGTGTGGGCCAGACCCTCGCCCAGCACGAGCTGGAGAAGCCCAACGTGGAGCGCGAGCTGGATGAGATCATCAAGCGgtaccaggagcagcaggactcAACCGAAGACGACTCTAGCTCTGATGACGAAACGACCACCGTGAGTGAATAA
- the LOC122622044 gene encoding DET1- and DDB1-associated protein 1 — translation MSVRDFIKGLPIHDSSNFTHLSNEHGIRTSQKRASVYLPTEDEHSEQLIVMDKRCVLLRYLTQQWDKKTLQRKREHGGESGNGNGNSSTPNGNSTNSKKRPRLDPNELN, via the coding sequence ATGTCCGTAAGAGACTTTATCAAGGGTCTGCCCATTCACGACTCGAGCAATTTCACCCACTTAAGCAATGAGCACGGGATTCGAACCTCGCAGAAACGGGCCTCCGTCTACCTGCCCACCGAGGACGAGCATTCTGAGCAGCTGATCGTGATGGACAAGCGATGTGTCCTGCTGCGCTACCTCACCCAGCAGTGGGACAAAAAGACGCTTCAGCGGAAGAGGGAGCACGGCGGCGAGTCAGgaaatggcaacggcaacagctcCACTCCCAACGGcaacagcaccaacagcaaaaAGCGCCCACGCTTAGATCCCAACGAGCTGAATTGA